In one window of Flavobacteriales bacterium DNA:
- a CDS encoding superoxide dismutase: MAFELPKLPYAYDALEPHIDARTMEIHHTKHHNGYTTKLNGAVEGTDLEGKSIEDILTNLDLTNGAVRNNGGGFYNHRLFWEVMSPNGGGEPTGELATAINDAFGSFEEFKNKFSSAAATQFGSGWAWLCVHPGGKLEVCSTANQDNPLMAGIGCGGFPILGLDVWEHAYYLNYQNRRPDYINAFFNVVNWEKVSALYADNK, translated from the coding sequence ATGGCTTTTGAATTACCAAAATTACCGTATGCATACGATGCATTAGAACCACATATTGATGCTAGAACTATGGAAATCCACCATACTAAACATCATAATGGATATACTACAAAATTAAATGGAGCTGTTGAAGGAACAGATTTAGAAGGAAAATCTATTGAAGATATTTTAACGAATTTAGATTTAACGAATGGAGCTGTTAGAAACAATGGAGGAGGATTTTATAACCACCGTTTATTTTGGGAAGTAATGTCTCCAAATGGAGGAGGAGAACCAACAGGAGAATTAGCAACAGCAATCAATGATGCTTTTGGTTCTTTTGAAGAGTTTAAAAATAAATTTTCTTCAGCAGCAGCGACTCAATTTGGATCTGGATGGGCTTGGTTATGTGTACACCCAGGAGGAAAATTAGAAGTTTGCTCAACTGCTAACCAAGATAATCCTTTAATGGCAGGAATTGGATGTGGAGGTTTCCCTATCTTAGGATTAGATGTTTGGGAGCACGCTTATTACTTAAACTATCAAAACAGAAGACCAGATTATATCAACGCATTTTTCAATGTTGTAAACTGGGAAAAAGTTTCTGCTTTATATGCTGATAACAAGTAA
- a CDS encoding TonB-dependent receptor — translation MYKITSFIILLLVNFFYINAQNGIIKGKVVEEINNEAIPFANVIIEGTTTGATTDMEGYFRIENLDPGFYNITCSFVGYQTVTIEEIKVDNVKPAVVNIKMNEDSELLGEVTVQTSAFKKQVESPVSVKSINATEILRSPGGNRDISKVIQTLPGVASSASFRNDIIIRGGAPNENRFYIDGIEVPNINHFATQGSSGGPVGMTNVNLIQGVDFYTGAFPANRGNALSSVMELKQIEGDNEKRTGSVTVGSSDFGLTFNGYLNKKSTLLLSVRRSYLQLLFKALKLPFLPTYNDFQYKQTVNFNDKNKLVIMGLGAIDDFSLNRSVNEGISNEEDIKRNDYILGYLPVNTQWNYTIGANWTHFAENSYQTFVLSRNMLNNNSIKYKDNIENSNNLILDYNSQEIENKFRFENNYQKKGWKLNYGLGYEFAKYTNSTYNEVAINGIATTLDFDSKLTLSKFSLFSQISKAIFKNRVQLSGGLRTDFNDYSTTMNNPLEQLSPRLSIAYNINEKWSLNGNIAKYYQLPSYTILGYRNSLGTLENKNVKYISNNHFISGLKYNPNKFLQITLEGFYKRYYDYPFSIKDSVSLANLGSDFGVIGNEAVSSISEGRSYGLEFSAQQKLNKSIYGILSYTFSKSEFEDKNGVYIPSAWDNRHILNLTLGKRFKKDWEIGFKFRLLSGAPFTPYDVALSSQIAVWDVTQQGVLDWNKINTERAPLSHGLDFRIDKKIYLKKMTLNIYFDMQNVYNFQTEGQPFINVERDANGFPVINANNPTQYNIERIANTNGTILPSLGLMIDF, via the coding sequence ATGTATAAAATCACCTCATTTATCATATTATTACTTGTCAATTTTTTCTATATAAACGCTCAAAATGGAATTATAAAAGGTAAGGTTGTAGAAGAAATTAATAATGAAGCAATACCTTTTGCAAACGTAATTATTGAAGGAACAACAACTGGTGCGACTACAGACATGGAGGGTTATTTTCGTATTGAAAATTTAGACCCAGGATTTTATAATATCACCTGTTCTTTTGTTGGATATCAAACTGTGACCATTGAAGAAATTAAAGTAGACAATGTAAAGCCAGCTGTAGTTAACATCAAAATGAATGAGGATAGTGAACTTTTAGGTGAGGTTACCGTTCAAACATCTGCATTTAAAAAACAAGTTGAATCACCAGTAAGTGTAAAATCAATTAATGCCACTGAAATTTTGAGAAGTCCTGGAGGAAACAGAGATATTTCAAAAGTGATTCAAACTTTACCAGGAGTAGCGTCATCTGCTTCCTTTAGAAATGACATTATTATACGAGGAGGAGCTCCTAACGAAAATCGTTTTTATATCGATGGTATAGAGGTTCCAAATATTAATCACTTTGCCACGCAAGGTTCATCGGGAGGACCTGTAGGGATGACCAACGTCAACCTTATACAGGGTGTTGATTTTTACACAGGTGCTTTTCCTGCCAACAGAGGAAACGCCTTAAGCTCAGTAATGGAATTAAAACAAATCGAAGGAGATAATGAAAAAAGAACGGGAAGTGTTACTGTTGGATCAAGTGATTTCGGTTTGACTTTTAACGGTTACCTCAACAAAAAATCGACCTTGTTGCTTTCTGTTAGACGTTCCTATTTACAATTACTTTTTAAAGCACTTAAATTGCCTTTTCTACCAACTTACAACGATTTTCAATATAAACAGACTGTTAATTTCAATGATAAAAACAAATTGGTTATTATGGGATTAGGAGCAATTGATGATTTTAGCTTAAATCGCTCTGTTAATGAAGGTATTTCTAATGAAGAAGACATTAAAAGAAATGACTATATATTAGGCTATTTACCTGTAAATACGCAATGGAATTATACCATTGGTGCTAATTGGACACATTTTGCTGAAAACAGTTACCAAACTTTTGTTTTAAGCAGAAATATGCTCAACAACAACTCTATCAAGTATAAAGACAACATTGAAAATAGTAATAATCTAATTTTAGACTATAATTCTCAAGAAATAGAAAATAAATTCCGTTTTGAAAATAACTATCAAAAAAAAGGTTGGAAATTGAATTATGGGCTTGGTTATGAATTTGCTAAATACACCAATTCCACCTACAATGAAGTCGCAATAAATGGTATCGCAACTACCTTAGATTTTGACTCTAAACTAACATTGAGTAAGTTTAGCTTATTCTCACAAATTTCTAAAGCTATTTTTAAAAATAGAGTTCAGTTATCTGGAGGTCTTCGAACAGATTTTAATGATTATTCAACTACAATGAATAACCCTCTTGAGCAACTTTCTCCAAGACTTTCTATTGCCTACAACATCAATGAAAAATGGAGTTTAAATGGAAATATAGCTAAATACTACCAATTACCTAGCTATACCATATTGGGTTATAGAAATAGCTTAGGAACATTAGAGAATAAAAATGTAAAGTATATCTCAAATAACCATTTTATTAGTGGATTAAAATATAACCCTAATAAGTTTCTTCAAATTACTTTGGAAGGCTTTTATAAGCGTTATTATGATTATCCTTTTTCTATAAAGGATAGCGTTTCATTAGCTAATTTGGGAAGTGACTTTGGAGTTATAGGAAATGAGGCTGTCTCTTCTATTTCTGAGGGTAGATCTTATGGACTAGAGTTTTCTGCTCAACAAAAACTAAATAAATCCATTTATGGAATTTTATCGTACACATTTTCTAAAAGTGAATTTGAAGATAAAAATGGTGTTTATATTCCTTCTGCTTGGGATAACCGCCATATTTTAAATTTAACGTTAGGAAAGCGCTTTAAAAAGGACTGGGAAATTGGTTTTAAATTCAGACTACTAAGTGGTGCTCCTTTTACACCTTACGACGTTGCACTTTCCTCACAAATTGCAGTTTGGGATGTTACCCAACAGGGTGTTTTAGATTGGAACAAAATCAATACTGAAAGAGCTCCTTTATCGCATGGTTTAGACTTTAGAATAGATAAGAAAATTTATTTAAAGAAAATGACATTAAATATCTACTTCGATATGCAAAATGTATATAATTTTCAAACAGAAGGTCAACCTTTTATTAATGTTGAACGAGATGCAAATGGATTTCCTGTCATCAATGCTAATAACCCTACTCAATACAATATCGAACGTATAGCCAATACTAATGGAACAATATTACCTTCTTTAGGACTGATGATAGATTTCTAA
- a CDS encoding phytoene/squalene synthase family protein, which yields MEQLFHDSSFACSKLITRTYSTSFSIAVKLLAPSIRADIYNIYGFVRYADEIVDSFQNYNKEVLLNRFEEEYYLSLKEGISLNPIVNAFIKTVKKYNITDDLVSAFLKSMRLDLTKSNYTTQQEYEEYIYGSADVVGLMCLKVFVGGNDKLFNELKDAAMSLGTAFQKVNFLRDIKDDYEALNRSYFPNVNISELTPSDKATIVEEIEKDFAKAYKGIIKLPVEARLGVYTAYIYYRKLLHKIGKVSSDEILNTRIRVSNPKKMSLIAKSYLVYKFNLL from the coding sequence ATGGAACAATTATTTCACGATTCTTCTTTTGCTTGTAGTAAATTAATTACAAGGACTTACAGTACTTCATTTTCTATTGCTGTTAAATTATTAGCTCCTTCTATTCGAGCCGATATTTATAATATTTACGGCTTTGTTCGTTATGCAGACGAAATAGTTGATTCTTTTCAAAACTATAATAAGGAAGTTTTATTAAACAGGTTTGAAGAAGAATATTATTTATCCTTAAAAGAAGGGATTAGTTTAAACCCAATCGTAAACGCTTTTATTAAAACAGTAAAAAAATATAACATTACTGATGATTTGGTCAGTGCTTTTTTAAAAAGCATGCGTTTAGATTTAACGAAAAGTAACTATACAACACAACAAGAATATGAAGAATATATCTACGGTTCTGCAGATGTTGTAGGGTTGATGTGCTTAAAGGTTTTTGTAGGGGGGAATGATAAGCTTTTTAATGAATTAAAAGATGCTGCAATGAGCTTAGGAACTGCTTTTCAAAAAGTGAATTTCCTGAGAGATATTAAAGATGATTATGAAGCCTTAAATCGTTCTTACTTTCCAAATGTCAATATTTCTGAATTAACGCCATCTGATAAAGCTACTATAGTAGAGGAAATAGAAAAAGATTTTGCTAAGGCTTATAAAGGGATCATTAAATTACCTGTTGAAGCAAGATTGGGAGTATATACTGCTTATATCTATTATCGAAAATTATTACACAAAATAGGGAAAGTTTCTTCAGATGAAATCTTGAACACAAGAATACGAGTTTCTAATCCTAAAAAGATGAGTTTAATAGCAAAATCGTATCTTGTTTACAAATTTAACTTGTTATAA
- the crtI gene encoding phytoene desaturase family protein has product MKKSITIIGGGFSSLAASCYLAKAGYKVTLLEKNDQIGGRARRLSKDGFTFDIGPTWYWMPDVFEQFFADFGKSPSDYYELEKLNPAYRVYFGKNDFIDIPDHPEAIKKVFEREEAGSGKVLNQFLEKAASNYKIAINKLVYKPGVSPLELVTKDTITRLPLFLKSISQQIRRQFKNKKLQQIMEFPVLFLGAKPTNTPAFYNFMNFADFGLGTWHPKKGMYVVIEAMVELAESLGVKILTNQNVEKIETVYGTAVNIIVNGERRPVETLLSGADYAHTESLLDINSRSYSSKSWEKKIFAPSSLLFYVGFDKKVENVEHHTLFFDTDFEQHAQTIYDEPSWPSDPMFYASFASKSDDFVAPKGKEAATFLIPIAPGIEDTPELREKYFKIIIQRLEELTGQQLEDNVLFKESFCINDFIKDYNSYKGNAYGLANTLLQTAFLRPKLKSKKVKNLFFTGQLTVPGPGVPPSLISGKVVAEQIQKHIKS; this is encoded by the coding sequence ATGAAAAAATCGATTACCATAATAGGCGGAGGATTCTCTTCTTTAGCAGCATCTTGTTATTTGGCAAAGGCTGGATACAAAGTAACCTTGCTTGAAAAGAATGATCAAATAGGAGGAAGAGCTAGAAGATTAAGTAAAGATGGATTTACTTTTGATATAGGTCCTACTTGGTATTGGATGCCAGATGTTTTTGAACAATTTTTTGCAGATTTTGGAAAATCTCCATCCGATTATTATGAATTAGAAAAATTAAACCCCGCCTACAGAGTTTATTTTGGAAAGAATGATTTTATAGATATTCCTGATCACCCTGAAGCCATAAAAAAAGTATTTGAACGAGAAGAAGCAGGTAGTGGTAAGGTGTTAAATCAATTTCTTGAAAAAGCAGCATCTAATTATAAAATTGCGATTAATAAATTGGTGTATAAGCCTGGAGTTTCTCCCTTAGAGTTAGTTACAAAAGATACCATTACAAGACTTCCTCTTTTTTTAAAAAGCATTAGTCAGCAAATAAGGCGTCAATTTAAAAATAAAAAATTGCAGCAAATTATGGAGTTTCCAGTGCTCTTTTTGGGGGCAAAGCCAACAAATACTCCAGCTTTTTACAACTTTATGAATTTTGCAGATTTTGGTTTAGGGACCTGGCATCCTAAAAAAGGAATGTATGTCGTTATCGAGGCAATGGTTGAATTGGCAGAGAGTTTAGGTGTTAAGATTTTAACTAATCAAAATGTAGAGAAAATAGAAACAGTTTATGGTACAGCTGTAAACATTATTGTGAATGGAGAAAGACGACCTGTAGAAACTTTACTAAGTGGAGCAGATTATGCGCATACAGAATCACTGCTCGATATCAACAGTAGAAGTTATAGTTCAAAGAGTTGGGAAAAGAAAATTTTTGCTCCTTCGTCTCTTCTTTTTTATGTAGGTTTTGATAAAAAAGTAGAAAATGTAGAACACCATACCTTATTTTTTGATACGGATTTTGAACAACATGCTCAAACAATTTATGATGAACCTAGTTGGCCATCTGACCCAATGTTTTATGCTAGTTTTGCAAGTAAATCAGATGATTTTGTAGCCCCTAAAGGCAAAGAAGCAGCTACATTTTTAATTCCGATAGCTCCAGGGATAGAAGATACTCCAGAATTAAGAGAAAAGTATTTTAAAATTATTATTCAGCGGTTAGAAGAGCTTACAGGTCAGCAGTTGGAAGATAATGTTTTATTTAAGGAATCATTTTGTATCAATGATTTTATTAAAGATTATAATTCTTATAAAGGGAATGCTTATGGATTAGCGAATACGCTATTGCAAACAGCTTTTTTAAGACCTAAATTAAAAAGTAAAAAAGTAAAGAACTTGTTTTTTACCGGACAACTTACCGTACCAGGGCCAGGAGTACCACCTTCGCTAATCTCTGGTAAAGTCGTAGCAGAACAAATACAAAAACACATAAAATCATAA
- a CDS encoding sterol desaturase family protein, whose product MVLNIFITILTFSIMEFVAWFTHKYIMHGFLWVLHKDHHKKDHNSVFERNDAFFLIFAIPSMYLFYIGVKDFSQVYFWIGLGILLYGMAYFFVHDIFIHQRFKWLRNTKSTYLLGLRRGHKIHHKHLGKEEGECFGMLQVPFKYFKQARK is encoded by the coding sequence ATGGTCTTAAATATTTTTATAACGATTCTTACATTTTCAATAATGGAATTTGTAGCATGGTTTACACACAAATACATAATGCATGGTTTTTTATGGGTCTTACACAAAGACCACCACAAGAAAGATCATAATTCTGTTTTTGAGCGAAATGATGCTTTCTTTCTTATTTTTGCAATACCAAGTATGTATTTATTTTATATTGGTGTCAAAGACTTTTCTCAAGTTTATTTTTGGATAGGCTTAGGGATTTTATTGTACGGAATGGCCTATTTTTTCGTCCACGATATTTTTATTCACCAACGTTTTAAATGGTTAAGAAATACAAAATCTACCTATCTTTTGGGACTAAGAAGAGGCCATAAAATACATCATAAACATCTTGGTAAAGAAGAGGGAGAATGCTTTGGGATGCTCCAAGTACCTTTTAAATATTTTAAACAAGCTAGAAAATAA
- a CDS encoding T9SS type A sorting domain-containing protein — MKKIITSLFTIMTIGAVINAQNVNISDANFKAYLVGNSAINTNGDTEIQVSEANAYTGAITVPFQGISNLTGIEAFTSIVELYCNGNQLTSLDVSSNTALTILSCRNNQLTSLDVSSNTVLTQLFTNDNQLSSLNVANGNNSNMSFMRGQDNANLTCIQHDNGFDPTTNTNWVKDATANWSDNCANLCTVHVPDVNFKNYLVNNSSINTNGNTEIECTEATAFTGVINCAMNNISDFTGIEAFVNITTLSCAGNQLTSIDLSQNTALQILNCNYNQLTKLDLSNNTALTVLGCISNAIDTLDLSNLTSFVSLQCSSNDLHYLNIANGNNSNQTGNNFNASSNPNLTCIQVDDVNYSTNNWTNIDASASFSLNCNAVLVTSIAVQGQNGATTITTAGGTLQMEASVLPTNATDGTYTWSVMNGTGSANIDANGLLTAVGNGTVDVIATANDGSGITGSTTITITNQGVAIKESALSTLTIYPNPVQNELFIDTDQTSIKALNIVDLSGKLIKTTQQQSIKSIAVSDLKQGTYILQVISDENVTNIRFIKS; from the coding sequence ATGAAAAAAATAATAACATCACTGTTCACTATCATGACAATAGGAGCAGTAATAAATGCACAAAATGTAAACATTTCAGATGCTAATTTTAAGGCATACTTGGTTGGAAACTCAGCCATCAACACCAATGGTGATACAGAAATTCAAGTAAGTGAAGCCAATGCTTATACTGGTGCAATTACGGTTCCTTTTCAAGGTATATCTAACCTTACTGGAATAGAAGCATTTACTTCTATAGTAGAATTGTATTGCAATGGCAATCAATTAACCAGTCTTGATGTTTCTTCAAATACTGCATTAACGATTCTTAGCTGTAGAAACAACCAACTAACCAGTCTAGATGTCTCATCAAATACTGTATTAACACAACTTTTTACTAACGATAATCAATTGAGCTCTTTAAATGTTGCTAATGGTAATAATAGTAATATGAGTTTTATGAGAGGACAAGATAACGCTAACCTTACTTGTATACAACACGATAACGGTTTTGATCCTACTACCAATACCAATTGGGTAAAAGATGCAACAGCCAATTGGAGTGATAACTGTGCTAATCTTTGTACAGTACACGTCCCAGATGTTAATTTTAAAAACTATTTAGTCAATAACTCTTCAATTAATACTAATGGGAATACTGAAATAGAATGTACAGAAGCTACTGCTTTTACAGGAGTTATCAACTGTGCAATGAATAATATTTCTGATTTTACTGGTATCGAAGCATTTGTGAATATTACCACTTTAAGTTGTGCAGGAAATCAATTAACTTCTATTGATTTGAGTCAAAATACAGCATTGCAAATTTTAAATTGCAATTATAATCAATTGACAAAATTAGATTTAAGTAATAATACAGCTTTAACTGTATTAGGCTGCATTAGCAACGCTATTGATACCCTTGATTTATCCAACTTAACGAGTTTTGTTTCTTTACAGTGTAGTAGTAACGATCTCCACTATTTAAATATAGCTAATGGAAATAACAGTAATCAGACTGGAAATAACTTTAATGCAAGTTCTAACCCTAATTTAACTTGTATTCAAGTAGATGATGTAAATTATTCAACAAACAACTGGACAAACATAGACGCTTCAGCTAGTTTTAGTTTAAACTGTAATGCCGTTTTGGTAACATCAATTGCTGTACAAGGGCAAAATGGAGCTACAACAATCACTACTGCTGGAGGAACATTACAAATGGAAGCTAGCGTATTGCCAACAAACGCTACTGACGGGACCTATACTTGGAGCGTAATGAATGGTACTGGTAGTGCAAACATTGATGCCAATGGATTATTAACCGCTGTGGGGAATGGAACAGTAGATGTAATTGCAACTGCTAACGATGGTTCAGGTATTACTGGAAGCACTACCATTACAATAACCAACCAAGGTGTAGCAATCAAAGAAAGTGCTTTATCAACGCTTACTATTTATCCAAATCCTGTTCAAAATGAGCTATTTATTGATACAGATCAAACTTCAATAAAAGCGTTAAATATTGTGGATTTATCAGGTAAATTAATTAAAACTACGCAACAGCAATCAATTAAAAGTATAGCTGTTTCAGACTTAAAACAAGGAACCTATATTCTTCAGGTAATTTCTGATGAAAACGTGACTAATATTCGTTTTATAAAAAGTTAA
- a CDS encoding MerR family transcriptional regulator, whose amino-acid sequence MKSIKTNFSIKDFENISGIKAHTIRIWEKRYTLFSPDRLDSNYRTYGEDDLKKLLNITLLYNNGYKISKIAKLSPEEFDYEVQKNIESLGFKTKGIENMKLSMFTFDHHLFNQTYYELIEVSSFVDIFHSVFIPLLEIVGLLWQQGTAKVVHEHFISNLIRQKICLNIDNLKAVKEPKGSTIYALFLPTNEIHELGLLYVNYELLLREEKTIYLGQSVPAEDLEVLTEIYDKVHYISYFTINIEDINYEDYLIKLGKALDPKNKLSIVSPHIELKEITSEKFPNVEVYKGLSDLLVTL is encoded by the coding sequence ATGAAAAGTATAAAGACAAATTTTTCTATTAAGGACTTTGAAAATATTTCAGGGATTAAAGCGCATACCATAAGAATTTGGGAAAAGCGTTACACTCTTTTTTCACCTGATAGGCTAGATTCAAACTATAGAACTTATGGAGAAGATGACTTAAAGAAGCTATTAAACATTACTTTATTATACAATAATGGGTATAAGATTTCTAAGATTGCAAAATTGTCTCCTGAAGAGTTTGATTATGAGGTTCAAAAAAATATAGAAAGTTTGGGCTTTAAGACCAAAGGGATTGAGAACATGAAATTATCCATGTTTACTTTCGATCATCATTTGTTTAATCAGACTTATTATGAGTTAATAGAGGTCAGTTCTTTTGTAGACATTTTTCATTCTGTTTTTATACCGCTATTAGAAATCGTTGGATTATTATGGCAACAAGGGACAGCAAAGGTTGTTCATGAACATTTTATTTCAAATTTAATTCGACAAAAGATTTGTTTAAACATTGATAATCTAAAAGCGGTAAAAGAACCTAAAGGCTCTACAATTTACGCTTTATTTTTACCTACAAATGAAATCCACGAATTAGGATTGTTGTATGTTAATTATGAACTATTGTTGAGAGAAGAAAAAACGATTTATCTAGGACAAAGTGTTCCAGCTGAAGATTTAGAAGTCCTAACCGAAATTTATGATAAGGTGCATTATATTTCTTACTTCACTATAAATATTGAAGATATTAATTACGAAGATTATTTAATCAAATTGGGGAAAGCGTTGGATCCCAAAAATAAATTAAGCATAGTAAGTCCACATATAGAACTAAAAGAAATTACATCAGAAAAATTTCCAAATGTTGAGGTCTATAAAGGGCTATCTGATTTACTAGTTACATTATAA
- a CDS encoding lycopene cyclase domain-containing protein → MEYTYLLLNLGSLSVPFLFSFHPKLLFYKEWKRFFPALLFVAFIFIVWDIYFTSIGVWGFNKEYLIGVSIFNLPLEEVLFFICIPYASIFIYHCFKIFFKISYPELNRKITIGLIALLTMVLIFNFGKLYTTVTFTLTILLLLYTFWKNPKWLTVFYLSFIVVLIPFFLVNGALTGMFFETPVVWYNDAENLGIRMISIPVEDSVYALLMLLPTAFLFEKKAAN, encoded by the coding sequence ATGGAGTATACATATTTATTGTTGAATTTGGGGAGTTTATCTGTTCCATTTTTGTTTTCTTTTCATCCTAAATTATTGTTCTATAAAGAGTGGAAACGCTTTTTTCCAGCGCTTTTATTCGTTGCTTTTATTTTTATTGTGTGGGATATTTATTTCACTTCAATAGGAGTATGGGGGTTTAATAAGGAGTATTTAATAGGAGTATCTATCTTTAATCTGCCGTTAGAAGAAGTTTTGTTCTTTATTTGTATTCCTTATGCCTCTATTTTTATCTATCACTGTTTTAAAATTTTTTTTAAAATCAGTTACCCAGAGTTAAATAGAAAAATTACGATAGGTTTAATTGCTTTATTAACGATGGTCTTAATTTTTAATTTTGGAAAGCTATATACTACAGTAACATTTACACTAACGATTTTATTATTGTTGTATACCTTTTGGAAAAACCCTAAATGGTTAACAGTCTTTTATCTCTCATTTATTGTTGTGTTAATTCCTTTCTTTTTAGTCAATGGAGCATTGACAGGAATGTTTTTTGAAACACCAGTAGTTTGGTATAATGATGCTGAAAACCTAGGAATTAGAATGATTAGTATTCCTGTCGAAGATAGTGTTTATGCTTTATTGATGTTATTGCCTACAGCTTTTTTATTCGAAAAAAAAGCAGCTAATTAG